One window from the genome of Molothrus ater isolate BHLD 08-10-18 breed brown headed cowbird chromosome 5, BPBGC_Mater_1.1, whole genome shotgun sequence encodes:
- the IFT27 gene encoding intraflagellar transport protein 27 homolog isoform X1 yields MVKLAAKCLLAGDPAVGKSALAQMFRSDGAHFQKNYTLTAGIELLVKAVSVPETNDSVEFFIFDSAGKDLFSEMLEKLWEQPNVLCLVYDVTSEQSFNNCNKWLEKLRAQAVGMYIPGVLVGNKTDLADRRVVEQEQAQEWAEKHGLEYCEMSVKEMKNFEAPFHILAKLFHQLYKEKVETFHSLA; encoded by the exons ATGGTGAAGCTCGCTGCCAAGTGCCTGCTGGCAG GTGATCCAGCTGTGGGTAAGAGTGCTTTAGCCCAGATGTTTCGCAGTGATGGGGCTCATTTTCAGAAGAACTACACACTG ACAGCGGGCATAGAATTGTTGGTGAAGGCTGTATCAGTTCCAGAGACAAATGATAGTGTG GAATTCTTCATTTTTGACTCTGCAGGAAAAGAtctattttctgaaatgctggAGAAACTG TGGGAGCAACCCAACGTCCTGTGCCTTGTGTATGATGTCACTAGTGAGCAATCCTTCAACAACTGTAACAAATGGTTGGAGAAGCTGAGGGCTCAAGCAGTTGGGATGTACATCCCAG gtgTCTTAGTGGGAAATAAAACAGACCTAGCTGATCGTCGAGTTGTGGAGCAGGAACAAGCACAGGAGTGGGCTGAGAAACATGGCCTGGAATACTGTGAGATGTCAGTG aaggaaatgaaaaattttgagGCCCCTTTCCACATCCTGGCAAAGTTATTCCACCAACTGTACAAAGAGAAAGTGGAAACTTTTCACTCACTAGCCTGA
- the IFT27 gene encoding intraflagellar transport protein 27 homolog isoform X2, which yields MVKLAAKCLLAGDPAVGKSALAQMFRSDGAHFQKNYTLEFFIFDSAGKDLFSEMLEKLWEQPNVLCLVYDVTSEQSFNNCNKWLEKLRAQAVGMYIPGVLVGNKTDLADRRVVEQEQAQEWAEKHGLEYCEMSVKEMKNFEAPFHILAKLFHQLYKEKVETFHSLA from the exons ATGGTGAAGCTCGCTGCCAAGTGCCTGCTGGCAG GTGATCCAGCTGTGGGTAAGAGTGCTTTAGCCCAGATGTTTCGCAGTGATGGGGCTCATTTTCAGAAGAACTACACACTG GAATTCTTCATTTTTGACTCTGCAGGAAAAGAtctattttctgaaatgctggAGAAACTG TGGGAGCAACCCAACGTCCTGTGCCTTGTGTATGATGTCACTAGTGAGCAATCCTTCAACAACTGTAACAAATGGTTGGAGAAGCTGAGGGCTCAAGCAGTTGGGATGTACATCCCAG gtgTCTTAGTGGGAAATAAAACAGACCTAGCTGATCGTCGAGTTGTGGAGCAGGAACAAGCACAGGAGTGGGCTGAGAAACATGGCCTGGAATACTGTGAGATGTCAGTG aaggaaatgaaaaattttgagGCCCCTTTCCACATCCTGGCAAAGTTATTCCACCAACTGTACAAAGAGAAAGTGGAAACTTTTCACTCACTAGCCTGA